TTTGAGCGCTACATTAACGTGCATACCTCCGCCGCTCCCCAGACCAAGGCGGACTTCTGGAATGCTGTGGGGAAAACGGGGAGTTAACACTCGCCTTCAACATGGTGTGTGAGCGACCCCCTGCCGGCTCCGCCGGCTCTCCTCCTGTGTTAGGGTAATAATATAGTTGACTCATTACTCATTGTGCGGTAAAGTTCTCTGCATGCGAGAACTCAGAACACTTCAACAGGCGATTGTCTTCTTTTCTGACCCCAAACACTGCCTTGATTATCTCGCCGATATGCGTTGGCCTGATGGCATTGTGATTTGCCCAACCTGCGGAGCAGATGACGTCAGCTTTATCGAAACACGCCAAATGTTTCAGTGCAAAAATAAGCATCCACGCAAGCAGTTTTCCATCAAGGTCGGCACGATCATGGAAGACTCGCCGGTTGGCTTGGATAAGTGGCTTCTTGCGATGTGGATGGTCACCAACTGTAAGAATGGCGTTTCCTCTTACGAGATTCACCGGGCGATTGGAGTAACACAGAAATCCGCATGGTTCATGAATCATCGCATCCGACTGGCGATGCAGGGTGACGTTGTACCTGAAATGGGCGGCGAAGGGGAAACCGTAGAGATTGACGAAACCTATATCGGTGGACTCGCCCGCAACATGCACAAGGATAAGCGCCTTAAAAAGTTCCAGGAAGGCGCTCTCACGGGCGGTGCGGGAAAAACTGCGGTTTTTGGTTTGCTCGAACGGAACACCGTTACTGGCAAAAGCAAAGTCCATGCGCGAGTCATACCCCAGCAATGGAAGAGCGAAGCGCTGGAGATCATTCGCGAAACCATAAAGCAGGGCTCTAATGTTTATACCGATGAGCACGGCACATATCGCCATCTTCGCGAGGAAGGTTTCTATCATGCCTTCGTGGCACATGCCGAAAAGTACGTTGACGGCGCCGTCCACACAAACGGCATCGAGAATTTCTGGAGTCTCTTGAAGCGCGGTATCAAGGGCACCTATGTTTCCGTTGAACCCTTCCATATGTTCCGTTACTTGGATGAGCAAGCCTTTCGATTTAACGAACGTTTCGGCAATGACGGTGAACGCTTTGAAGCCGTCGTGAAGCAAATCGTCAACAAGCGACTTACCTTCGATCAATTGACAGGTAAGCAGGAGTCTCAAACGGCGGGGTTCTAGCCACGTCGTGAATCGCCGTCAGAAGCGCGGGAAGCGGAAACCTTAGCGGGTTTCCGCTTTTACCACAAAAAATAGCCCTTCTAGTGCTTTACACAGGAAGCGCCAGCGGTCCATTTCCTCTCCGTTCGAAACCAAGACACACTTTTTATCTTTATTGAGTGTCAGCCGGGCACGACGCACTTCTTGCGATCTACTGTCCTGGACGACAATTTCATCTTCCAAGAGAACAAATGTAACGGACGATGCATAGGGTCGATTCGCCTCACGCATGACCGAGAACTCGCCTATCTGGCTCACAATTACTTTGAAGCCATAATTTTCCCTTGGAAGTGCGTTTCTTTTTTCTACGCTTTGCCTCGCATCGCTTTCAAGTAACTTGAACACCTCCTGCGATGAGCAATCATACCTAGCCTGGACCCAGTCAAACTCTTTCGTGTTTTCCATCCTTGATCCTCTTTTTCGATTTTTTCTTTTCTGACTTGTAGTGTCCGCGTGAATCAGCGGCAAGGCGTCGGTCGAGTTCTTCCTTTGATACGGACAGAATCTTTTTCACGACGTTGTTAAATCGCTCGAATTCT
This genomic interval from Terriglobia bacterium contains the following:
- a CDS encoding IS1595 family transposase; translated protein: MRELRTLQQAIVFFSDPKHCLDYLADMRWPDGIVICPTCGADDVSFIETRQMFQCKNKHPRKQFSIKVGTIMEDSPVGLDKWLLAMWMVTNCKNGVSSYEIHRAIGVTQKSAWFMNHRIRLAMQGDVVPEMGGEGETVEIDETYIGGLARNMHKDKRLKKFQEGALTGGAGKTAVFGLLERNTVTGKSKVHARVIPQQWKSEALEIIRETIKQGSNVYTDEHGTYRHLREEGFYHAFVAHAEKYVDGAVHTNGIENFWSLLKRGIKGTYVSVEPFHMFRYLDEQAFRFNERFGNDGERFEAVVKQIVNKRLTFDQLTGKQESQTAGF